From Camelina sativa cultivar DH55 chromosome 7, Cs, whole genome shotgun sequence, one genomic window encodes:
- the LOC109125625 gene encoding defensin-like protein 199, producing MVIKMKTSIRYVFTIFFVISFVHSRTTTSGSGMLFDEVECFGGFEPCRDHGDVSCTDYCKNYQYDFGVCTQDRGCCCHGNIPK from the exons atggttatcaaaatgaaaacttcaaTAAGATATGTTTTTACTATCTTTTTTGTCATATCTTTTGTTCACAGTCGTACGACAACATCGG GTTCTGGAATGTTGTTTGACGAAGTGGAATGCTTTGGAGGATTTGAACCGTGTCGTGATCATGGGGACGTCAGTTGCACTGACTATTGTAAAAATTATCAGTATGATTTTGGCGTTTGTACTCAAGACCGTGGATGTTGTTGTCATggaaatattccaaaataa
- the LOC104701068 gene encoding uncharacterized protein LOC104701068: MLFSLLDQKVESKERELQCPLSIWRRFYDFVVKLLATQALKKVTLGRRHTLGKVESKKENSDIGSNIISNVEENMVTNETVSVDGEQVELCVPKEKAPRKIVSIKDEVDEIRISSRRIKKRTSKGSFSSFDDEHEVVSLKPLKSILRKDSGVSKDL, from the coding sequence atgctTTTCTCTCTACTCGATCAAAAAGTGGAAAGCAAAGAACGAGAACTTCAGTGTCCCCTCAGTATTTGGAGAAGATTCTACGATTTCGTGGTGAAGTTATTAGCTACACAGGCCTTGAAGAAAGTAACACTTGGCCGACGACATACACTTGGCAAAGTTGAATCAAAGAAGGAAAATTCTGATATTGGCTCTAATATCATAAGTAATGTTGAAGAAAACATGGTTACAAATGAAACGGTATCAGTAGATGGGGAACAAGTAGAATTATGTGTCCCAAAAGAAAAGGCTCCAAGAAAAATTGTGAGCATAAAGGATGAAGTTGATGAGATACGCATAAGTTCAAGGAGAATCAAGAAGAGGACATCGAAAGGAAGTTTTAGCTCCTTCGATGATGAGCATGAGGTTGTGTCTTTGAAACCATTGAAATCGATTCTAAGAAAGGATTCAGGAGTAAGCAAAGATCTatga
- the LOC104701071 gene encoding alkaline/neutral invertase A, mitochondrial-like isoform X1, whose translation MSAIYLLRRFSTKPPSRFHRNLFFSTFSKESSPPPDLSRTTRTIFTQRFAPSSISFFPQSKIPPNRREFSTSVETNPTDKSFERIHVQSGVIVEMIHKKEEEEEETVSRVNVESTGERKALREESEAEKEAWRILENAIVRYCGSPVGTVAANDPGDKTPLNYDQVFIRDFVPSALAFLLKGEGDIVRNFLLHTLQLQSWEKTVDCYSPGQGLMPASFKVRTVALDENTTEEVLDPDFGESAIGRVAPVDSGLWWIILLRAYGKITGDFSLQERIDVQTGIKLIMNLCLADGFDMFPTLLVTDGSCMIDRRMGIHGHPLEIQSLFYSALRCSREMLSVNDSSKNLVRAINNRLSALSFHIREYYWVDIKKINEIYRYKTEEYSTDATNKFNIYPEQIPPWLMDWIPEQGGYLLGNLQPAHMDFRFFSLGNFWSIVSSLGTPKQNEAILNLMEAKWDDIIGNMPLKICYPALEYDDWRIITGSDPKNTPWSYHNSGSWPTLLWQFTLACMKMGRPKLAEKALALAEKRLMADRWPEYYDTRSGKFIGKQSRLYQTWTVAGFLTSKLLLANPEMASLLFWEEDYELLDICACGLRKSDRKKCSRVAAKTQILVR comes from the exons ATGAGCGCAATCTATCTACTCCGCAGATTCTCCACGAAACCTCCTTCACGGTTTCACAGAAacctcttcttctccactttcTCCAAAGAATCATCACCCCCGCCAGATTTATCACGAACCACCAGAACCATCTTCACCCAAAGATTTGCCCCTTCGTCAATTTCGTTTTTCCCCCAATCGAAGATTCCACCAAATCGACGAGAATTCTCAACATCTGTTGAAACCAATCCCACTGACAAAAGCTTCGAGAGGATTCACGTTCAGAGCGGTGTAATTGTAGAGATGAtacacaaaaaagaagaagaagaggaagaaacagtTTCTAGAGTAAATGTAGAATCTACTGGTGAGAGGAAagctttgagagaagagagtgagGCTGAGAAAGAAGCGTGGAGGATTTTGGAAAACGCTATTGTTAGGTATTGTGGTTCTCCGGTTGGTACTGTGGCGGCTAATGATCCTGGAGATAAGACGCCTTTGAATTATGATCAAGTGTTTATTAGAGATTTCGTGCCTTCTGCTTTAGCGTTTTTGCTTAAAGGTGAAGGTGATATTGTTAGGAACTTTCTCCTACATACATTGCAGCTTCAG aGCTGGGAGAAGACAGTCGACTGTTACAGTCCTGGCCAGGGATTGATGCCTGCAAGTTTTAAAGTCAGAACCGTGGCACTTGATGAGAACACTACGGAAGAGGTTTTGGATCCGGATTTTGGTGAATCAGCTATTGGCCGTGTTGCTCCTGTGGATTCTG gTTTGTGGTGGATTATTCTCTTACGTGCATATGGAAAGATAACAGGAGATTTTTCATTACAAGAGAGGATAGATGTTCAGACAGGCATAAAGCTTATCATGAACTTGTGTTTAGCAGATGGGTTTGATATGTTTCCAACACTTCTGGTCACTGATGGTTCTTGTATGATTGATCGTCGAATGGGTATTCATGGCCATCCCCTTGAAATCCAA TCATTATTCTACTCGGCACTCAGATGCTCCCGTGAGATGCTTTCTGTTAATGACAGCTCGAAGAATCTTGTAAGAGCCATTAACAACAGATTAAGTGCTTTGTCCTTTCATATCAGAGAATACTACTGGGTGGACATAAAAAAGATCAATGAGATATACCGTTACAAGACAGAAGAGTATTCCACGGATGCTACTAACAAGTTCAACATCTATCCTGAGCAAATTCCTCCATGGCTTATGGACTGGATTCCAGAGCAAGGTGGGTATCTCCTTGGGAACCTACAACCTGCGCACATGGATTTCAGATTCTTCTCGCTTGGAAACTTTTGGTCTATTGTTTCCTCCTTGGGTACACCAAAGCAGAATGAAGCTATATTGAACTTAATGGAAGCTAAATGGGACGACATTATTGGGAATATGCCTCTTAAGATTTGTTACCCTGCATTAGAGTACGATGATTGGCGTATCATAACTGGAAGCGACCCAAAGAACAC GCCTTGGTCGTATCACAACAGTGGATCCTGGCCAACGCTTCTTTGGCAG TTCACATTAGCATGTATGAAGATGGGAAGACCAAAGCTAGCTGAGAAAGCTCTTGCATTGGCTGAGAAGAGACTGATGGCGGATCGTTGGCCAGAGTATTACGATACCCGATCAGGAAAATTCATTGGAAAGCAGTCTCGGCTTTACCAGACATGGACAGTCGCCGGATTCTTGACTTCTAAACTCCTTTTAGCAAATCCAGAGATGGCATCGCTGTTGTTCTGGGAAGAAGATTACGAACTCCTGGATATATGCGCATGTGGTCTCAGAAAATCTGACCGGAAGAAATGCTCAAGAGTCGCTGCCAAGACTCAGATTCTTGTTCGATGA
- the LOC104701071 gene encoding alkaline/neutral invertase A, mitochondrial-like isoform X2, which yields MSAIYLLRRFSTKPPSRFHRNLFFSTFSKESSPPPDLSRTTRTIFTQRFAPSSISFFPQSKIPPNRREFSTSVETNPTDKSFERIHVQSGVIVEMIHKKEEEEEETVSRVNVESTGERKALREESEAEKEAWRILENAIVRYCGSPVGTVAANDPGDKTPLNYDQVFIRDFVPSALAFLLKGEGDIVRNFLLHTLQLQSWEKTVDCYSPGQGLMPASFKVRTVALDENTTEEVLDPDFGESAIGRVAPVDSGLWWIILLRAYGKITGDFSLQERIDVQTGIKLIMNLCLADGFDMFPTLLVTDGSCMIDRRMGIHGHPLEIQSLFYSALRCSREMLSVNDSSKNLVRAINNRLSALSFHIREYYWVDIKKINEIYRYKTEEYSTDATNKFNIYPEQIPPWLMDWIPEQGGYLLGNLQPAHMDFRFFSLGNFWSIVSSLGTPKQNEAILNLMEAKWDDIIGNMPLKICYPALEYDDWRIITGSDPKNTPWSYHNSGSWPTLLWQFTLACMKMGRPKLAEKALALAEKRLMADRWPEYYDTRSGKFIGKQSRLYQTWTVAGFLTSKLLLANPEMASLLFWEEDYELQDICACGLRKSDRKKCSRVAAKTQILVR from the exons ATGAGCGCAATCTATCTACTCCGCAGATTCTCCACGAAACCTCCTTCACGGTTTCACAGAAacctcttcttctccactttcTCCAAAGAATCATCACCCCCGCCAGATTTATCACGAACCACCAGAACCATCTTCACCCAAAGATTTGCCCCTTCGTCAATTTCGTTTTTCCCCCAATCGAAGATTCCACCAAATCGACGAGAATTCTCAACATCTGTTGAAACCAATCCCACTGACAAAAGCTTCGAGAGGATTCACGTTCAGAGCGGTGTAATTGTAGAGATGAtacacaaaaaagaagaagaagaggaagaaacagtTTCTAGAGTAAATGTAGAATCTACTGGTGAGAGGAAagctttgagagaagagagtgagGCTGAGAAAGAAGCGTGGAGGATTTTGGAAAACGCTATTGTTAGGTATTGTGGTTCTCCGGTTGGTACTGTGGCGGCTAATGATCCTGGAGATAAGACGCCTTTGAATTATGATCAAGTGTTTATTAGAGATTTCGTGCCTTCTGCTTTAGCGTTTTTGCTTAAAGGTGAAGGTGATATTGTTAGGAACTTTCTCCTACATACATTGCAGCTTCAG aGCTGGGAGAAGACAGTCGACTGTTACAGTCCTGGCCAGGGATTGATGCCTGCAAGTTTTAAAGTCAGAACCGTGGCACTTGATGAGAACACTACGGAAGAGGTTTTGGATCCGGATTTTGGTGAATCAGCTATTGGCCGTGTTGCTCCTGTGGATTCTG gTTTGTGGTGGATTATTCTCTTACGTGCATATGGAAAGATAACAGGAGATTTTTCATTACAAGAGAGGATAGATGTTCAGACAGGCATAAAGCTTATCATGAACTTGTGTTTAGCAGATGGGTTTGATATGTTTCCAACACTTCTGGTCACTGATGGTTCTTGTATGATTGATCGTCGAATGGGTATTCATGGCCATCCCCTTGAAATCCAA TCATTATTCTACTCGGCACTCAGATGCTCCCGTGAGATGCTTTCTGTTAATGACAGCTCGAAGAATCTTGTAAGAGCCATTAACAACAGATTAAGTGCTTTGTCCTTTCATATCAGAGAATACTACTGGGTGGACATAAAAAAGATCAATGAGATATACCGTTACAAGACAGAAGAGTATTCCACGGATGCTACTAACAAGTTCAACATCTATCCTGAGCAAATTCCTCCATGGCTTATGGACTGGATTCCAGAGCAAGGTGGGTATCTCCTTGGGAACCTACAACCTGCGCACATGGATTTCAGATTCTTCTCGCTTGGAAACTTTTGGTCTATTGTTTCCTCCTTGGGTACACCAAAGCAGAATGAAGCTATATTGAACTTAATGGAAGCTAAATGGGACGACATTATTGGGAATATGCCTCTTAAGATTTGTTACCCTGCATTAGAGTACGATGATTGGCGTATCATAACTGGAAGCGACCCAAAGAACAC GCCTTGGTCGTATCACAACAGTGGATCCTGGCCAACGCTTCTTTGGCAG TTCACATTAGCATGTATGAAGATGGGAAGACCAAAGCTAGCTGAGAAAGCTCTTGCATTGGCTGAGAAGAGACTGATGGCGGATCGTTGGCCAGAGTATTACGATACCCGATCAGGAAAATTCATTGGAAAGCAGTCTCGGCTTTACCAGACATGGACAGTCGCCGG ATTCTTGACTTCTAAACTCCTTTTAGCAAATCCAGAGATGGCATCGCTGTTGTTCTGGGAAGAAGATTACGAACTCCAGGATATATGCGCATGTGGTCTCAGAAAATCTGACCGGAAGAAATGCTCAAGAGTCGCTGCCAAGACTCAGATTCTTGTTCGATGA
- the LOC104701074 gene encoding putative pentatricopeptide repeat-containing protein At1g56570: protein MSITTKLARSNALKTIPNFVRSSLRNACVDSSQNTESSHPYRPKKHHILATNLIVSYFEKGLVEEARSLFDEMPERDVVAWTAMITGYASSNYNARAWECFQEMIRRGTSPNEFTLSSVLKSCRNMKVLAYGASVHGVVVKLGMEGSLYVDNALMNMYATCSVTMESACLIFRDIKVKNDVTWTTLITGFTHLGDGIGGLKMYKQMFLENADVTPYCITIAVRASASIDSVTTGKQIHASVIKRGFQSNLPVMNSILDLYCRCGYLPEAKRYFHEMVDRDLITWNTLISELERSDSSEALLMFQRFESQGFVPNCYTFTSLVAACANIAALNCGQQLHGRIYRRGFNKNVELANALIDMYAKCGDIPDSQRVFGEIIERRNLVSWTSMMIGYGSHGYGEQAVELFDKMVCSGVRPDRIVFMAVLSACRHVGLVEKGLKYFKEMVSEYGLTPDRDIYNCVVDLLGRAGKIGEAYELVEKMPFRPDESTWGAILGACKAHKHTGLISRLAARKVMELKPRMVGTYVMLSYIYAAEGQWVDFARVRKMMRMMGNKKEAGMSWIQVENQVFSFAVSDKMCPNASSVYSVLGLLIEETKESGYVPDLDSLVHDQEVGT from the exons ATGAGCATCACGACGAAACTTGCACGCTCCAATGCGTTAAAAACAATCCCAAACTTTGTCAGAAGCTCTCTACGCAACGCCTGCGTCGATTCAAGTCAAAACACAGAGTCCTCTCATCCTTACAGACCCAAGAAGCATCATATTTTAGCAACCAATCTAATCGTTTCATATTTCGAAAAAGGCTTAGTCGAAGAAGCACGCTcactgttcgacgaaatgcctgagAGAGACGTAGTTGCCTGGACCGCAATGATCACCGGTTACGCTTCTTCCAATTACAACGCTCGCGCTTGGGAGTGTTTCCAAGAGATGATTAGGCGAGGAACAAGTCCGAACGAGTTCACACTCTCTAGCGTTCTGAAGTCTTGTAGAAACATGAAGGTTTTGGCTTATGGTGCTTCTGTTCATGGGGTTGTGGTTAAACTTGGTATGGAAGGTTCTCTGTATGTTGACAATGCTTTAATGAATATGTACGCTACTTGTTCTGTAACAATGGAGTCGGCTTGTTTGATTTTTCGGGATATTAAGGTGAAAAATGATGTTACATGGACTACTCTAATCACCGGGTTTACACATTTGGGTGATGGCATTGGCGGTTTAAAGATGTATAAGCAAATGTTTCTG GAGAATGCAGATGTGACGCCTTACTGTATAACGATAGCGGTTAGAGCTTCAGCTTCGATTGATTCTGTTACAACCGGCAAGCAAATTCATGCATCAGTGATTAAACGCGGGTTTCAGTCTAACCTCCCGGTGATGAACTCTATATTGGACTTGTATTGCAGGTGTGGGTATTTACCAGAGGCGAAACGCTATTTCCATGAGATGGTAGATAGAGATCTGATCACATGGAACACTCTTATTTCCGAGCTTGAGAGATCAGACAGCAGTGAAGCTCTGCTCATGTTTCAGCGGTTTGAATCACAAGGCTTTGTGCCTAATTGTTACACTTTCACAAGCTTAGTTGCTGCTTGTGCTAATATAGCAGCGTTGAACTGTGGCCAGCAACTTCATGGAAGGATTTATAGAAGAGGGTTTAACAAGAACGTTGAGTTAGCTAATGCTTTGATTGATATGTATGCTAAATGTGGTGACATACCTGACTCTCAAAGAGTATTTGGAGAAATCATAGAGAGGAGGAATCTTGTGTCTTGGACTTCGATGATGATTGGGTACGGATCACATGGTTATGGAGAACAAGCTGTTGAGCTTTTTGACAAGATGGTTTGTTCAGGTGTTAGACCTGACCGGATTGTGTTCATGGCGGTTTTGAGTGCGTGCCGCCATGTTGGTCTAGTGGAGAAAGGATTGAAGTACTTTAAAGAGATGGTCAGCGAGTATGGTCTTACTCCTGACCGAGATATTTACAACTGTGTAGTGGATTTGCTTGGAAGAGCTGGAAAAATAGGTGAGGCTTATGAATTGGTTGAGAAGATGCCGTTTAGGCCAGATGAATCCACGTGGGGAGCGATTTTGGGGGCTTGTAAAGCTCATAAGCATACGGGATTGATAAGTAGATTAGCTGCAAGAAAAGTTATGGAGTTGAAACCGAGAATGGTGGGGACTTATGTGATGCTTTCGTACATCTATGCAGCAGAAGGGCAGTGGGTTGATTTTGCGAGagtgaggaagatgatgaggatgatgggGAACAAAAAAGAAGCCGGTATGAGCTGGATCCAGGTCGAAAACCAGGTTTTTAGCTTTGCTGTGAGTGACAAAATGTGTCCTAATGCGAGTTCTGTGTATTCAGTCTTAGGGCTACTGATAGAAGAGACCAAAGAATCTGGCTATGTTCCTGACTTAGACTCCTTAGTTCATGATCAAGAAGTCGGAACTTAA
- the LOC104701072 gene encoding uncharacterized protein LOC104701072, which translates to MGLVTDEVRARAEKYTGDELCREKTKEFLKEVSMPNGLLPLKDIEEVGYDRQTGIVWLKQKKSITHKFEAISKLVSYATEVTAQVEVGKIKKLSGVKAKELLIWVTLNELVLEEPISSGKINFKTPTGLSRTFPVSAFIVPEVEKPAIEKNNVKEAVAVTDA; encoded by the coding sequence atgGGTTTGGTTACAGATGAAGTGAGAGCTAGGGCAGAGAAATACACAGGAGATGAGTTATGCCGTGAGAAGACAAAGGAGTTTCTCAAGGAAGTCTCTATGCCTAATGGGTTATTGCCATTGAAGGACATTGAAGAGGTCGGTTACGACAGACAGACAGGTATTGTGTGgttgaagcagaagaagagcaTCACCCACAAGTTTGAAGCTATTAGTAAACTTGTCTCTTACGCCACTGAGGTTACCGCCCAGGTGGAGGTCGGAAAGATCAAGAAGCTCAGCGGTGTTAAGGCCAAGGAGCTTCTTATCTGGGTCACTCTCAATGAGCTTGTCTTGGAGGAGCCGATTAGTTCAGGGAAGATCAATTTCAAGACACCGACCGGTCTGTCCAGGACTTTCCCAGTGTCTGCTTTTATTGTTCCTGAGGTTGAGAAGCCTGCAATTGAGAAGAACAATGTCAAAGAAGCTGTTGCAGTCACTGATGCTTAG